A window of Cucurbita pepo subsp. pepo cultivar mu-cu-16 chromosome LG06, ASM280686v2, whole genome shotgun sequence contains these coding sequences:
- the LOC111797416 gene encoding uncharacterized protein LOC111797416, with the protein MFLLCNALLVFLANYSGLFKSLSSSSRSFDPCSKLYDFGPLSDPITTELVQKPPLIPTETAADEKNDDPDERIVSAPENGEEDESYRLAARFFAAETGEVEDTAAAAAAAEEEEEGNGGVLSDEELKRKFDEFIKRMKEEIVLDDATRTLVVV; encoded by the coding sequence ATGTTCCTCCTCTGCAACGCCCTCCTCGTATTCCTCGCAAATTACTCTGGTCTCTTCAAATCCCTCTCCTCTTCCTCAAGGAGCTTCGACCCCTGTTCCAAACTCTACGATTTCGGGCCTCTGTCGGACCCAATTACGACGGAGCTGGTTCAGAAACCGCCGCTGATTCCGACAGAAACCGCCGCCGATGAAAAGAACGATGACCCAGATGAAAGAATCGTTTCAGCTCCAGAAAATGGCGAAGAAGACGAGAGCTATCGATTAGCGGCGAGGTTTTTTGCGGCTGAAACAGGGGAAGTTGAGGATACGGCggcggcagcggcggcggcggaggaggaggaagaagggaACGGCGGCGTGCTGAGTGATGAAGAATTGAAGagaaagtttgatgaattCATTAAGAgaatgaaggaagaaatcgTTCTAGACGATGCTACAAGAACTCTAGTGGTGGTTTGA
- the LOC111796706 gene encoding two-pore potassium channel 1: MGSQEVRQPMLPTSSNTFVTRSIDIPRSKRRLRRTKSAPHSDSPHTETTGTVTGLVPRSGLVFGNLHPSFIRVALVLIMYLGIGTLCFYLVRHQIKGGKTNGVVDAVYFTIVTMTTVGYGDLVPNTPSTKLLACAFVFTGMAVVGLILINAADYLVEKQEIFLFKAFHMHQNGSCDITEEIDTNKARNKCIVVFLFLLLFIIFGTVFLVTLEELDFIDAFYCVCSTITTLGYGDKSFSTRWGRLFAIFWILISSITLAQFFLYIAVLNTERRKKSLVKWVLSKKVTVLDLEAADLDDDGVVGAAEFVIYKLKEMGKITEDDISPVLDEFENLDVDQSGTLSISDITLSQSS; the protein is encoded by the exons ATGGGTAGCCAAGAAGTGAGACAGCCAATGTTACCAACATCATCTAATACCTTCGTAACAAGGTCAATAGATATTCCGAGAAGCAAAAGACGATTGAGGCGCACTAAGAGTGCTCCTCATTCGGATTCTCCTCATACAGAGACCACTGGCACCGTTACTGGTCTAGTTCCACGTTCAGGATTAGTTTTCGGAAATCTACACCCGAGTTTTATAAGAGTAGCCTTAGTTTTAATAATGTACTTGGGCATAGGAACTTTATGTTTCTACCTTGTCAGGCACCAAATCAAAGGGGGAAAAACCAACGGAGTAGTTGATGCCGTTTATTTCACTATTGTGACAATGACAACCGTTGGATATGGTGATCTTGTCCCAAACACTCCTTCCACCAAGCTACTAGCTTGTGCTTTTGTCTTCACAGGAATGGCCGTAGTTGGCCTAATCTTAATCAATGCAGCTGATTATTTGGTAGAGAAGCAGGAAATCTTTCTATTTAAGGCCTTCCATATGCACCAAAATGGTTCTTGCGACATTACAGAAGAAATTGATACTAATAAAGCTAGAAATAAGTGTATAGTggtgtttctttttcttcttttgttcataatttttggGACTGTGTTTCTAGTTACCCTTGAGGAGTTGGATTTTATTGATGCCTTTTATTGTGTATGTTCTACCATTACTACATTAGGCTATGGAGATAAAAGCTTCTCGACCCGGTGGGGGCGTCTATTCGCCATTTTCTGGATCTTGATAAGTTCCATCACTCTGGCTCAGTTTTTCCTTTATATTGCTGTGCTAAACActgagagaaggaaaaaatctTTGGTGAAGTGGGTTCTAAGTAAAAAGGTGACGGTGTTGGACCTCGAGGCTGCGGATCTCGATGATGACGGGGTCGTCGG GGCTGCAGAATTTGTCATATACAAGCTGAAGGAGATGGGGAAAATCACTGAAGATGACATTTCACCTGTTCTGGACGAATTTGAGAATCTTGATGTTGATCAATCAGGAACATTGTCCATATCTGATATAACACTTTCTCAATCATCTTAA
- the LOC111797503 gene encoding cysteine synthase 2, with the protein MAPGTVTARATGAIIAAISVSMVLFSYLLRKRHSKDHSRKNTKSFSVSKKCPTNGLVGAIGNTPLIRINSLSEATGCEILGKCEFLNPGGSVKDRVAVKIIEEALESGKLVEGGVVTEGSAGSTAISLATVAPAYGCKCHVVIPDDAAIEKSQILEALGAHVERVRPVSITHRDHFVNIARRRAAEANELVLKNKKEEQLFVGDKEQINGHIHERETQDSSFSSNCKGGFFADQFENLANYRAHYEGTGPEIWEQTGGCIDAFIAAAGTGGTVAGVSNFLQEKNPNVRCFLIDPPGSGLFNKVTRGVMYTKEEAEGRRLKNPFDTITEGIGINRLTQNFLMAKLDGAFRGTDREAVEMSRYLLKNDGLFLGSSSAMNCVGAVKVAQSIGPGNTIVTILCDTGMRHLSKFFSAEYLSQYDLTPKATGLEFLESR; encoded by the exons ATGGCGCCTGGGACTGTGACTGCTCGAGCCACAGGCGCCATTATTGCCGCCATCTCTGTTTCTATGGTCCTCTTCTCTTACCTTCTTCGCAAACGCCATTCGAAGGATCATTCGAGGAAGAACACAAAATCCTTCTCTGTATCGAAGAAATGTCCAACAAATGGGCTCGTAGGTGCCATTGGCAATACCCCTTTGATACGGATTAATAGCCTCTCCGAGGCCACCGGTTGTGAG ATTCTTGGGAAGTGCGAGTTCTTGAATCCGGGTGGAAGTGTGAAGGATAGAGTTGCAGTTAAGATCATTGAAGAG GCCTTAGAATCTGGTAAGCTAGTTGAGGGTGGTGTAGTTACAGAGGGAAGTGCTGGAAGCACTGCCATAAGTCTTGCCACAGTTGCTCCTGCTTATGGTTGCAAGTGCCATGTGGTTATTCCAGATGATGCTGCTATTGAAAAA TCTCAAATACTTGAAGCGCTTGGAGCTCATGTTGAAAGGGTAAGACCAGTGTCAATTACGCACAGAGATCACTTTGTTAACATTGCTAGGAGGAGAGCTGCGGAAGCCAATGAGCTagttttgaagaacaaaaaagaagagcaACTATTTGTGGGAGACAAGGAACAAATTAATGGTCACATTCATGAGAGAGAAACCCAAGATTCCTCTTTCTCAAGTAATTGCAAGGGTGGTTTCTTTGCTGATCAATTCGAAAACTTGGCGAATTATCGAGCTCATTACGAGGGTACGGGACCAGAAATTTGGGAACAAACTGGTGGATGTATAGATGCCTTCATTGCAGCTGCGGGAACCGGTGGCACCGTGGCTGGTGTTTCCAATTTTCTCCAG GAGAAGAATCCAAATGTGAGGTGTTTCCTCATAGATCCTCCTGGCTCTGGCCTGTTCAACAAGGTGACTAGAGGAGTTATGTACACTAAAGAGGAGGCTGAAGGACGAAGATTAAAGAACCCTTTTGACACAATAACTGAAGGAATTGGAATCAATAGATTAACGCAGAATTTCTTGATGGCAAAACTTGACGGGGCATTTCGTGGAACAGACAGGGAAGCCGTTGAAATGTCAAG ATATCTGTTGAAGAATGATGGGCTCTTTCTAGGGAGCTCTTCGGCCATGAATTGTGTTGGAGCTGTGAAAGTGGCACAGTCAATAGGCCCTGGCAACACTATTGTTACCATTCTTTGCGACACTGGAATGAGGCATCTGAGCAAGTTTTTCAGTGCAGAGTATCTGAGTCAATACGACTTGACGCCCAAGGCTACCGGTTTAGAATTTCTGGAATCCAGGTGA
- the LOC111797504 gene encoding uncharacterized protein LOC111797504 has product MDPSSVHKAPPVEEDEWDTDGFVIPSLGIEEEETDQTKVSSPKVEIQEPPPKVKEEMTIYLGPHGAPPSQSKQDLSPANRKHRLKQKLKEADRRTTTGRENKLENLRELVGGGKSSTNMTKGSSRDWLDPHCHEAQFEK; this is encoded by the exons ATGGACCCGTCGTCTGTGCACAAAGCTCCTCcagttgaagaagatgagtggg ACACTGATGGGTTCGTGATTCCCAGCTTGggaatagaagaagaagagacagACCAAACTAAAGTTAGCTCTCCAAAAGTAGAGATCCAAGAGCCTCCTCCAAAG GTTAAAGAAGAGATGACGATCTATCTTGGCCCACATGGCGCACCACCATCACAGTCAAAACAAGATTTGAGCCCCGCCAATCGTAAACATAGGTTAAAGCAGAAATTGAAGGAAGCAGATCGGAGGACCACGACGGGACGGGAGAATAAGTTGGAGAATTTGAGAGAGCTTGTAGGTGGTGGAAAATCAAGCACCAATATGACAAAAGGTTCTTCAAGGGACTGGCTTGACCCACATTGCCATGAGGCTCAGTTTGAGAAGTAA
- the LOC111797113 gene encoding cleavage and polyadenylation specificity factor subunit 6-like, with protein MDEGAGGFGEGMDRIDQFHRNEAISAVADEGFLGEDEDEYEDLYNDVNVGEGFLQSLRKNDDLGYKKEEELKIESGSATAPNLGASVPGVVGAASAEVAGGPRALDRVPPSYNQVPDVRTNEMATRAAPPVGGGGGIRVELGQGSKFNEVEESSNNVVGHPGPQQHQHQPPHGGVLANAGSVENDGLLRQGGGVNVNGFGNVGNGGGGGGGTILFVGDLHWWTTDEELEVELCKYGPVKEVKFFDEKASGKSKGYCQVEFYDPSAATACKEGMNGHIFNGRPCVVAYASPFSVKRMGEAQVNRNQPMTQSTNAQARRGANDAAGKMVGSNIATGGNYQGGGDSNRGSGRGSWGRGNVHGMGGRGPAGAMRNRGGGMGGRGIMGNGGNGFGQGIGAAPPLLHPQSMMGQGFDPAFGAPMGRMGTYGGFPGAPTPPFSGILSSFPPVGGVGLPGVAPHVNPAFFGRGMHMGGMGMMPSSGVDGGPNMGMWSDPSMGGWGMEEHGGGRAGESSYGEEAGSDQQYGEGSHDKGGWASSAKEKDKGSERDWSQSSDRRYREDRDVGYDRERSKEKDPAPDHDWPDRRPRDDRDIGREREKDRDRNRERSRDYERGHDRDRDRDRDRDRDRDRHKEDRDRYMDHHRYRDRAPEHEDEWERGRSSRTHSKSRLPQEEQSRSRSRDADYGKRRRLTSE; from the coding sequence ATGGATGAAGGTGCGGGAGGGTTTGGGGAGGGTATGGATCGTATAGACCAGTTCCATAGAAATGAGGCAATTTCTGCTGTTGCTGATGAGGGTTTCTTAGgcgaagatgaagatgaataCGAGGACCTGTACAACGATGTTAATGTTGGGGAGGGGTTTCTTCAATCTTTGAGGAAAAACGATGATTTAGGATATaagaaggaggaggagctGAAGATCGAGTCTGGTTCAGCTACAGCACCCAACTTGGGTGCTTCGGTGCCTGGTGTTGTCGGTGCTGCTTCGGCTGAAGTTGCTGGTGGTCCGAGGGCTTTGGACCGAGTACCGCCGAGTTATAATCAGGTTCCAGATGTAAGAACGAATGAGATGGCTACTAGAGCAGCGCCGCCGGTGGGCGGTGGAGGTGGAATTAGGGTTGAATTAGGGCAAGGGAGTAAATTCAATGAAGTAGAGGAGAGTAGTAATAACGTAGTTGGGCATCCAGGTCCTCAACAGCATCAGCACCAGCCTCCTCATGGAGGAGTTTTAGCAAATGCAGGGAGTGTAGAAAATGATGGTTTGCTTAGGCAAGGTGGTGGAGTGAATGTGAATGGGTTCGGTAACGTTGGGAACGGAGGGGGAGGCGGCGGGGGGACGATTTTGTTTGTTGGTGATTTACATTGGTGGACTACAGATGAGGAGCTGGAGGTGGAACTCTGCAAGTATGGTCCGGTGAAAGAGGTCAAATTCTTCGACGAAAAAGCTAGTGGGAAATCGAAAGGGTATTGTCaagttgaattttatgatCCATCTGCTGCTACAGCCTGCAAGGAAGGAATGAATGGGCATATTTTTAATGGACGGCCATGCGTTGTTGCCTATGCATCACCATTTAGTGTTAAGAGGATGGGAGAAGCCCAAGTAAATAGGAACCAACCGATGACGCAATCTACTAACGCTCAAGCAAGGAGAGGTGCCAATGATGCTGCAGGTAAAATGGTTGGAAGTAACATAGCAACGGGCGGTAATTACCAAGGTGGTGGTGATAGCAATAGAGGTTCTGGGAGAGGTAGTTGGGGGAGAGGTAATGTTCATGGAATGGGAGGTAGAGGACCAGCTGGGGCAATGAGGAACAGGGGAGGTGGGATGGGGGGCAGAGGTATAATGGGGAATGGTGGAAATGGATTTGGCCAAGGAATTGGTGCCGCCCCTCCTTTGTTGCATCCGCAGTCGATGATGGGTCAAGGTTTCGATCCAGCTTTTGGTGCACCCATGGGAAGAATGGGCACATATGGTGGTTTTCCTGGTGCTCCCACGCCCCCTTTCTCTGGAATTTTATCTTCATTTCCACCTGTTGGGGGTGTTGGCCTTCCTGGAGTAGCTCCTCATGTGAACCCAGCATTTTTCGGCAGAGGTATGCATATGGGTGGAATGGGGATGATGCCAAGTTCGGGTGTCGATGGGGGGCCTAATATGGGGATGTGGTCTGATCCTAGTATGGGTGGATGGGGCATGGAAGAACATGGTGGAGGGAGAGCTGGAGAGTCTAGTTATGGAGAAGAAGCTGGGTCTGACCAACAATATGGTGAAGGCAGTCACGACAAAGGCGGGTGGGCAAGTTCTGCTAAGGAGAAAGATAAAGGCTCCGAAAGGGATTGGTCACAATCTTCTGATAGAAGGTATCGAGAGGATAGAGATGTTGGATATGATAGAGAGAGGTCCAAAGAAAAAGATCCAGCTCCTGACCATGATTGGCCAGATAGAAGGCCACGTGATGATAGAGATATAggtcgagagagagagaaggatcGTGATCGCAATAGGGAACGTTCTCGAGATTATGAGCGTGGCCATGATCGCGACCGTGATAGAGATCGTGATCGTGACCGTGATCGAGATAGGCACAAGGAAGATCGGGACAGATATATGGATCATCATAGGTATAGGGACCGTGCACCCGAGCATGAAGATGAGTGGGAAAGGGGGCGGTCATCAAGGACTCATAGCAAGTCTCGACTGCcacaagaagaacaaagtcGTTCTAGATCTAGGGATGCTGATTATGGGAAAAGGCGGCGGCTAACTTCTGAGTAG
- the LOC111796899 gene encoding cleavage and polyadenylation specificity factor subunit 6-like, giving the protein MDEGEGGLGVGADQIDQFHRNEAISAVADDGFLGEDEDEYEDLYNDVNVGEGFLQSLRKNDDLGFKSEEEPKMEPPAAVPPTSGASIPGFGGGTTDVPGLGDGGHSVAERVTEGYNQIPDLRTNEMAIRVGAGSGPPMGGGGGIRVELGQGSKTNELEERSSNNVAAHQAPQQPQPQPQQQLQPPAQPQPQQQTQHHHQAQQGGVLGNPVSVENEGLLRQGGGVNVNGVGGNGFGNVGNAGGGGGGGGGGTILFVGDLHWWTTDAELEVELCKYGPLKEVKFFDEKASGKSKGYCQVEFYDPSAATACKEGMNGHMFNGRPCVVAYASPFSVKRMGEAQVNRNQQMAQATNPQARRGPNDTVGKMGGSSIATGGNYQGGDNNRGSGRGNWGRGNAHGMGGRGPAGPMRNRGGGMGGRGIMGNGGNGFGQGMGATPPLLHPQSMMGQGFDPSFGAPMGRMGTYGGFPGAPAPPFSGILSSFPPVGGVGLPGVAPHVNPAFFGRGMPMNGMGMMPTSGVDGPNMGMWSDPSMGGWGSEEHGGGRAGESSYGEEAGSDQQYGEGSHERGAWANSAKEKDRGSERDWSQSSDRRYRDDRERSKEKDPGPDHDWPDRRPRDDRDIGREREKDRDRDRDKERSRDYERGHHDRDRDRDRDRDRDRYKEDRDRYSDHHRYRDREPEHDEDWERGRSSRTHSKSRLPQEEENRSRTRDADYGKRRRLTSE; this is encoded by the coding sequence ATGGATGAAGGAGAGGGAGGGCTTGGTGTGGGTGCGGATCAGATTGATCAGTTTCATCGGAACGAAGCGATTTCTGCCGTTGCTGATGATGGTTTCTTAGGCGAAGATGAGGATGAATATGAGGACTTGTACAACGATGTTAACGTTGGGGAGGGGTTTCTTCAGTCGTTGAGGAAAAACGATGATTTGGGATTCAAGAGCGAGGAGGAGCCCAAGATGGAGCCTCCTGCAGCTGTACCACCCACTTCCGGTGCTTCGATACCTGGTTTTGGCGGAGGTACGACTGATGTTCCTGGTTTAGGAGATGGTGGGCACAGTGTTGCGGAAAGAGTAACTGAGGGTTATAATCAGATTCCAGATTTAAGAACAAATGAGATGGCTATCAGAGTTGGGGCGGGATCGGGGCCACCTATGGGTGGTGGAGGTGGGATTAGGGTTGAATTAGGACAGGGGAGTAAAACCAATGAGTTGGAGGAGCGAAGTAGTAATAATGTTGCTGCGCATCAGGCTCCGCAACAGCCACAGCCACAGCCACAGCAACAGCTACAGCCTCCGGCACAGCCACAGCCACAGCAACAGACACAGCACCACCACCAAGCGCAGCAGGGCGGAGTTTTAGGAAATCCAGTGAGCGTAGAAAATGAAGGTTTGCTAAGGCAAGGTGGTGGCGTAAATGTAAATGGGGTTGGTGGAAATGGGTTCGGTAATGTGGGGAATGCAGGgggaggtggaggtggaggtggaggtggaaCCATTTTGTTTGTTGGGGATTTACATTGGTGGACTACCGATGCGGAGCTGGAGGTGGAACTCTGTAAGTATGGTCCGTTGAAGGAGGTTAAGTTTTTTGACGAGAAAGCCAGTGGGAAATCAAAAGGCTACTGCCAGGTTGAGTTTTATGATCCTTCTGCTGCCACGGCTTGCAAGGAGGGGATGAACGGGCATATGTTTAATGGACGGCCGTGTGTTGTTGCATATGCATCACCATTTAGTGTGAAGAGAATGGGAGAAGCCCAAGTGAACAGGAATCAACAGATGGCTCAAGCTACTAATCCTCAAGCAAGGAGAGGTCCTAATGATACTGTAGGTAAAATGGGTGGAAGTAGCATTGCGACGGGTGGTAATTATCAAGGTGGTGATAATAACAGAGGTTCTGGGAGAGGTAATTGGGGAAGAGGTAATGCACATGGAATGGGAGGTCGAGGGCCTGCTGGCCCAATGAGGAATAGGGGCGGTGGGATGGGTGGCAGAGGTATAATGGGAAATGGTGGAAATGGTTTTGGTCAAGGAATGGGTGCCACCCCTCCTTTGTTGCATCCGCAGTCAATGATGGGTCAAGGTTTTGATCCATCTTTTGGTGCACCCATGGGAAGAATGGGCACATATGGTGGTTTTCCTGGAGCTCCGGCTCCCCCTTTCTCTGGAATTTTATCATCCTTTCCCCCTGTTGGGGGTGTTGGGCTTCCTGGAGTAGCTCCTCATGTGAACCCAGCATTTTTCGGAAGAGGTATGCCTATGAATGGAATGGGGATGATGCCAACATCGGGTGTTGATGGGCCGAATATGGGAATGTGGTCTGACCCTAGTATGGGGGGATGGGGCAGTGAAGAGCATGGTGGAGGGAGAGCTGGCGAGTCTAGTTATGGAGAAGAAGCTGGGTCTGACCAGCAATATGGTGAAGGTAGTCATGAAAGAGGAGCCTGGGCAAATTCTGCAAAGGAGAAAGATAGAGGATCCGAAAGGGACTGGTCACAGTCTTCTGATAGAAGGTATCGAGATGATAGAGAGAGATCCAAAGAAAAGGATCCGGGGCCTGACCATGATTGGCCAGATAGAAGGCCACGTGATGATAGAGACATAGGGCGTGAAAGGGAGAAGGATAGGGATCGGGATCGGGATAAGGAACGATCTCGAGATTATGAGCGGGGCCATCATGATCGTGATCGTGACCGTGACAGGGATCGTGACCGTGATAGGTACAAGGAAGATAGGGACAGATATTCTGATCATCATAGGTACAGAGACCGGGAGCCAGAGCATGACGAGGATTGGGAAAGGGGACGGTCGTCAAGGACTCATAGCAAGTCCCGACTAccacaagaagaagaaaatcgtTCTAGAACAAGGGATGCTGATTATGGGAAGAGGCGGAGGCTTACTTCTGAGTAG